Below is a genomic region from Lemur catta isolate mLemCat1 chromosome 15, mLemCat1.pri, whole genome shotgun sequence.
ACGTGCAGGAGATCTACTCCTGTACTCcttttttgcagatgagaaaattaaatccaGAGAAGGgaggtgacttgctcaaggtcacacaactctCAGTTCCAACTGGTCCCTGGAGGAGGATTATAATTATGGGAGATAGGGGCTTGACAGCTAGGGTCAGAGTCACTGCGTTCACTTCCATATTACGCTGCCTCCTCTCTTCCGGGGTttaggtgtgtgtgggggggggtatGATGCGTGAACTCCCGTGTGGATGTGTGTGGTTGGGAGGAAAGGAGTGTAGGGTACCAGACACTGCGGTCCTTTCTCCACCGAGCCCTGTTTCTATTCTTTCCGCAGAACTTCATTCCCTCCTCGCTCTGCATCTCCAGTTCTGGGCTTGAGGGAGGGATTCTCCAGATTCCCACGGTCCAGCCTTCAGCTAGGAGCGGCTCCTTTAAGACTCGCCCTTCCCTGGGTCTATCAAGGCGGGGGGGCCGGGCGTGATCCGGTGGACCCGCCCCTGACTGATGATTGGTCAGTGGGCGGGCAAGGGCGGGCCTGAGGGAAAgggccttcccccacccctgctccgtACCCTCCGCCCCCCCAGTCTGGGGCTCCGGGTAAAGTTTCAGCCTCCGCACGTGACTCGCCATGGCCGCTGCCGTCGCCCCGCGCCCCTAAGCCGCGGCCCCCCGGACGGCTCCTCTCCGGGGACTCCGCACGCCTGATGCCGACTGGTACCAAGGCGCCAGGTTAGGGCAGACGCCGTGCCCGCGGGCAACCCCAACGGGTTGCGTCCCCCACTGCGAGGTAACCTCTCTCCGGGAATTTTGGGGAGCCCCTGGCTCCCGCAGGCATTGGGTCCCCATGCCCTGCGCCTGATAGGAGCTGCAGGAGGGGCCCGGGTGTCGGGCGGGTTCCGACGGGAACCCAGGGTTTCCTGGGCTTCCCACCCCGCCGCCGCTGAGTCCAGGGTGGGGGAGCCCCGTCTGTGCGTCTGCCTGCGCCGTGTCTTCGCGCGCAGCCTTGAGGCATCTGGGGACGTCTGCCGCGCGTGTCCCCTGCCCTCGAGCTGTTGCAGAACCGCCGCTGGGAACTCctgctctctcttttctcttcaaaaacaagcaaaacaaaaagactttCAAACCTGTTTGGGGAGAGATCGGATGCCCAACGGACTAgccccctccctctttccctcctgttATCTGAGCCGCCCTGTGGTTTGGGGAGAATCAGCCAGGGGGCCCACCCCCACCAGAGGGAGCCGGCTGGGGGGCGGGGCCCTCTCAGCTGGTGTCCCCTGTGGAGTGAGGGGAGCCGTCAGAATTGGGTGCGGAAACCAATGCAGTGTGTGTCTGTGGAGGGGGGATTCCCTGAGTCTTGTGCTACCATCGGGTATGGAAGCTTTTGGGTATGGAAGCTTTTGGGCGTGATGGGAA
It encodes:
- the LOC123621178 gene encoding uncharacterized protein LOC123621178, giving the protein MVEGTRETSYSTVGAKTKGTLFPLYPQLNKEAHKGVGRATLGEREQSQTIQTWHTLLQTCPEPPGSSQVSVGLQRKERAGVPSGGSATARGQGTRAADVPRCLKAAREDTAQADAQTGLPHPGLSGGGVGSPGNPGFPSEPARHPGPSCSSYQAQGMGTQCLREPGAPQNSRREVTSQWGTQPVGVARGHGVCPNLAPWYQSASGVRSPRRGAVRGAAA